AATGTAATATCATCGTGCGAAGAGCTAAGCTATCCATGGTCGAACTCCAATATAGCTGAAAAAATAAATAGTTTAGCCAAAGATAATAAAGTTTCAGTTTTAGGCACAGGAGTGAATCCAGGATATCTGATGGATTATCTGCCAATGGTTTTATCTGGAGTTTGTGAAAATGTTACAAAATTTACTGTAGAAAGGATCCAGGATGCCAAGTATAGAAGACTCCCATTTCAGCTTAAGATAGGTGCTAATACCACTATAGAGGAATTTGATAGTAAAGTTAAGGCAGGCAAATTGAAGCACGTTGGACTCTCACAATCAATAAATATGATAGCATCATTTTTGGGCTGGGAAATTGATAGAATTGATGAGGTTATATCCCCAATAGTAGCTACACACAGGGTTGAATTCGACAACGGCATTATTGAGCCAGGAAAGGTTCTTGGCGTTCAGCAAATAGGACTTGGGATAGCAAAAGGTGAAGACAAGATTAACATGATCTTTCGAGCTACTATAGATGAGTGCGAACCAAGGGATAGAATAATCATTGATGGAAACCCTCCAATAGATATGTTAATTAAAAATGGGGTAAATGGAGATATTGCTACCTGTGCAATCCTTGTAAATTCAATTCCAAATCTAATTCAGGCTACACCTGGTTTGAAAACTATGCTTGACATAAACCCGCCCCATTATCATCTTTAAAATGGAGGAAGCATAAACATGATCGTATATTTAAATGGCAAATGGTTAAAGGAATCTGAGGCTATGATCTCATTTCAAGATAGGGGATTTGTTTTTGCCGACTCTGTATATGACGCAACTATAATTTGCAATAGGACATATCACAGGCTGGATAGACATTTAAACAGACTGCAAAATGGATTGAATAAGTTAAAAATAGAATATGACGTGTCAAATCTTAGGACAATTTTGGATGAATTGCTGGATAGAAATAAGCAGATTGTTGATGAAGGAGAGCTATACATTCAGATATCTCGGGGTTGTGCCCCTTTTAGAGCGCATGGATTGCCAAAGTTAAAAGATCCTACGGTGCTTGCTTATGTGGACCTGATAAATCCTGCATATATGCCGCCAGAAAAGGGGAGGGCTATATTGGTAGAAGACAAAAGATGGGAAATGTGCGATGTAAAGACTACGGGGATAATGCTTAATTGCATGGCGAAACAAATGGCGACTGATTCAGGTTGCAATGCTGCAATATTTCACAGAAACCAGATAGTTACCGAAGCTCATGCATTGAACATTTTTATAGTAAAACACAATGAACTCTTTACACACCCAAATGGCCCATGGATACTGCCTGGAATCACAAGAGAATTAGTAATTGAGGTCGCACAAGAATACAGTATAAAAGTAAATGAAGTGCAATTTACTACCCAAGATCTATTAGATGCAGATGAGGTTTTTTTGACTGGTTCTGTAGGAGGGGTGATCCCTTATGTAGAAATCGATGGCAAAAAGATTAAAGATGGGACTATAGGGCCAATTTCTACGCTGCTAAGAAAAGAATATTATTCAGTTCTCTATAAGGAGACCCATTAAATACTGCAATTAAGAGATATTGATTTAGTAAAGAAAATTAATTAATTTAAGGAGGATACAATGAAAAACGTAGTGCTTTTTGCTTTCAGAGGAGATTCGATGTGTTTTATTCACGTATTGCTATATGGCATTGAGCTTAGTGAGAGCGGAATAAATACTCAGATAGTATTAGAGGGCGAGTCTACAAAATTGATTCCTGAGCTTTATAACGAAAATAGCCCTCTCTACAACCTTGCACAAAAGGCGCTAAAGCTAAACATAATTGAAGGCGTGTGCAAAGCTTGTTCAACCATGATGGGCACAATAGATGAGGCAAAAAAGAGAAATCTTAATATATTGTCTGATATGTCTGGCCATGCTGGAATGGCAAGATTTATTAATGAAGGATTTGAAGTAATAACTTTCTAAAATTTGCTGAAAACAAACTAAATATTTGATATTTATCAAAACTAATCTCTGATTATATCAGTCAGAATCGTGGGACTTGATAAGGCTTATAAAATTTTTTACTACCATAGATAAGTATGCATTTTTGAGCCAGATAACTACAGCTTTTGTTTCTAAAGATTTATTGTTTATTTCGCACAGCTTCATTTCCCCAGGCTTAAAAATATTGATTGGCGGTTTGGGTACCATTGCGACTCCTATGCCCAATTCTGCCCAGGTTATAATTGATCGAACGTCTTCACCTTTACATAAAATATTTGGTTCAATATCATACTTGCTGAATGCGTTCATAATAATCTGTTCATATCTACGGTGGATGATTAAGGGAATGCCTTTTAACTCACTTAAATCAATTTTTTCACCTTGGAACTTCCAGTTGTCTGTAAATATCGCTACCATAGGGTCGTCTGGTTCATTTGAGGCTTGAATAATATAATCATAGTTGTTTATGTTAAAGGGAGTTCTTACAATGCCAATATTTACAACACCTTTGCTTACCAAATCCATAATTTTAATGGTGTTACCTTCTAAGACTTGAAAGGTAACGTCAGGATAGTTTTTATGAAATTCTTTGATAAATTTTGGCAGTATTGATGCCCCGCTTGAAGAAACAGTCCCAATGCTTATTGTTCCATGATGACCCTTGCTCAAATCAATTAATTCTTTTTTTGTCGAGCCTGCAAGATTCAATATTTGTTCTGCGCGAGCAGCAAACACCTGTCCAGCTTCAGTAAGTTCTACGCTTTTCGCACCCCGAATCAAGAGCTTTACCCCTAATTCCTTTT
This genomic interval from Thermodesulfobium sp. 4217-1 contains the following:
- a CDS encoding cytoplasmic protein, which encodes MKNVVLFAFRGDSMCFIHVLLYGIELSESGINTQIVLEGESTKLIPELYNENSPLYNLAQKALKLNIIEGVCKACSTMMGTIDEAKKRNLNILSDMSGHAGMARFINEGFEVITF
- a CDS encoding aminotransferase class IV encodes the protein MIVYLNGKWLKESEAMISFQDRGFVFADSVYDATIICNRTYHRLDRHLNRLQNGLNKLKIEYDVSNLRTILDELLDRNKQIVDEGELYIQISRGCAPFRAHGLPKLKDPTVLAYVDLINPAYMPPEKGRAILVEDKRWEMCDVKTTGIMLNCMAKQMATDSGCNAAIFHRNQIVTEAHALNIFIVKHNELFTHPNGPWILPGITRELVIEVAQEYSIKVNEVQFTTQDLLDADEVFLTGSVGGVIPYVEIDGKKIKDGTIGPISTLLRKEYYSVLYKETH
- a CDS encoding LysR family transcriptional regulator codes for the protein MDIRQIRYFLAIVQEGQFTKAAYKLNIAQPPLSQQIKLLEKELGVKLLIRGAKSVELTEAGQVFAARAEQILNLAGSTKKELIDLSKGHHGTISIGTVSSSGASILPKFIKEFHKNYPDVTFQVLEGNTIKIMDLVSKGVVNIGIVRTPFNINNYDYIIQASNEPDDPMVAIFTDNWKFQGEKIDLSELKGIPLIIHRRYEQIIMNAFSKYDIEPNILCKGEDVRSIITWAELGIGVAMVPKPPINIFKPGEMKLCEINNKSLETKAVVIWLKNAYLSMVVKNFISLIKSHDSD
- a CDS encoding dihydrodipicolinate reductase — encoded protein: MDKKLKVVQMGLGPIGTGVTKYLMERSNIEIVGAIDSDKSKLGKDLGLIAGLSPTGIMVSDDLNSTLGNEKVDALILTTTSSLIGIYDQLKTILPFGVNVISSCEELSYPWSNSNIAEKINSLAKDNKVSVLGTGVNPGYLMDYLPMVLSGVCENVTKFTVERIQDAKYRRLPFQLKIGANTTIEEFDSKVKAGKLKHVGLSQSINMIASFLGWEIDRIDEVISPIVATHRVEFDNGIIEPGKVLGVQQIGLGIAKGEDKINMIFRATIDECEPRDRIIIDGNPPIDMLIKNGVNGDIATCAILVNSIPNLIQATPGLKTMLDINPPHYHL